The proteins below are encoded in one region of Tsuneonella sp. CC-YZS046:
- a CDS encoding acyclic terpene utilization AtuA family protein produces the protein MSGTDDRIVRTIACGAGFAGDRTDPAVKLAESGQVDTIVLECLAERTLVPGLRARRRDPGSGADSRIERRLTPILQSPASSKCRIISNFGAANPVSGAQRIERLAKDLGRSGMRIAAAIGDDVRHLADRIAWDGSIEGDLLGAHAYLGTNGIVEAVENQADIIVTGRTADSALFAGDLLPYLDGSEDAFAGAIAVGHLLECSGQLTGGNFEAPGVPPLGSSDLANLGYPIARVFEDGTAEITVVDGSPALINRLTCTLQLLYEVHDPSAYITPDLTVDFSGVSIEEIGPSRVRVSGARAADRPARLKVSGFVDRPGAISDVEIAFAGRGALDRARRAADVLRLRLAHLPEQDLRIDLVGLNSVLGAASRAINSEPPEVRVHVSAKFDDAGDAQLAEDEVYALTLSGPAGGCGVRSEQRPRLEVVNGYIDRELVKPSVEWSNIP, from the coding sequence ATGAGCGGAACCGACGACCGCATTGTCCGCACCATCGCCTGCGGCGCGGGCTTTGCCGGCGACCGCACCGATCCCGCCGTGAAGCTGGCGGAATCCGGGCAGGTCGACACCATCGTGCTGGAATGCCTGGCCGAGCGCACCCTTGTCCCCGGGCTGAGAGCGCGGCGCCGCGATCCCGGCAGCGGCGCAGATTCCCGGATCGAACGGCGGCTGACGCCGATCCTTCAATCTCCGGCGAGCAGCAAGTGCCGGATCATCTCCAACTTCGGGGCGGCCAATCCGGTATCCGGCGCGCAACGGATCGAGCGCCTTGCAAAGGATCTCGGCCGGTCCGGAATGCGCATCGCGGCGGCGATCGGTGACGATGTCCGTCATCTGGCCGACCGGATTGCATGGGACGGGTCGATCGAGGGCGATTTGCTGGGCGCCCATGCCTATCTCGGCACGAACGGCATCGTCGAGGCCGTCGAGAACCAGGCCGACATCATAGTCACCGGCCGCACCGCCGATTCCGCCCTGTTCGCCGGCGATCTCCTGCCGTATCTCGATGGCAGCGAGGACGCATTCGCCGGTGCAATCGCGGTGGGACATCTGCTCGAATGTTCCGGGCAGCTTACCGGCGGCAATTTCGAGGCGCCTGGCGTTCCGCCGCTTGGCAGCAGCGACCTTGCCAATCTCGGCTATCCGATTGCCCGCGTCTTTGAGGATGGGACGGCGGAAATCACGGTGGTCGATGGAAGCCCCGCGCTTATCAATCGGCTGACCTGCACGTTGCAGCTGCTTTACGAAGTGCATGACCCGTCGGCCTATATAACGCCCGATCTGACCGTGGATTTCAGCGGAGTATCGATCGAGGAGATCGGCCCCTCCCGCGTTCGCGTCTCGGGCGCCCGCGCCGCAGACCGGCCGGCGAGGCTCAAGGTATCCGGCTTCGTCGACCGGCCCGGCGCGATCAGCGATGTGGAGATCGCCTTCGCCGGGCGCGGAGCGCTCGACCGGGCGCGCCGCGCCGCCGATGTCCTGCGCCTTCGCCTTGCGCATCTTCCGGAGCAGGATCTCAGGATCGATCTGGTCGGGCTCAATTCCGTGCTGGGCGCCGCATCGCGCGCCATCAACAGCGAACCGCCGGAAGTGAGAGTGCATGTCTCCGCGAAATTCGACGATGCCGGCGACGCCCAGCTGGCCGAAGACGAAGTCTATGCCCTTACCCTTTCCGGCCCAGCCGGCGGATGCGGGGTCCGCAGCGAGCAGCGCCCCCGGCTGGAAGTGGTCAATGGCTACATCGACCGCGAACTCGTGAAACCTTCGGTCGAATGGAGCAACATCCCATGA
- a CDS encoding membrane-bound PQQ-dependent dehydrogenase, glucose/quinate/shikimate family, whose amino-acid sequence MLGLIAAALVAGGLRLLTLGGSPYYLLAGLAVGGSAYFVARGDRRGIWLYLLMLVATAVWALWESGGNGWGLQARLLAPAVLGLWVAAPWLRELGAKVTIPAALVLIAAVAAWLYGANRTQDLPYGGSPASAEGPVEWVHYGNDLGGSRYSRADQINAGNVAGLEKAWTYRTGVKMGLGFEATPLMVGDTLYLCTQNNIIIALDPETGQRRWQYDPKVNAPPGTVCRGVAYYKVPDAAGACAERIIFATTDARMMALDSRSGEVCTGFGNGGTIDLKKNMGEVRFGYYYVSSAPTIVNGIVVIGGWVMDNQEVGEPSGVIRGFNATDGKFAWAWDMDRPDFHGEPEEGQTYSRGTPNSWAPMSGDEALGLVYVPTGNSTPDYWGAHRSPNSEKYSSSVVALDSRTGQVRWHFQTVHHDLWDYDVPAQPTLIDLPIDGATVPALIQPTKQGQIYVLDRRTGTPLTEVVEKPVPQGPAAGDFLSPTQPFSVGMPSFDDTVLSERLMWGATPLDQLWCRIRFKGARHDGPYTPPGVKPTVFYPGTLGGVDWGGVSIDPQRRLLVVNWNRVPIYMRLVPRAEAGDIQPTETGMVHMGDPTAQAGTPFAVLNEPFLSPLDMPCTQPPFGMIGVVDLDSRKLLWQKPLGTSADSGPMGFRSTLPLPMGVPNTGGTLSTGTGLIFIGATQERLIRAFDSRTGKLLWKAPLPTGGHATPMTYVSPRSGRQFIVIAAGGNASLRSPAEDYVIAYALPKAR is encoded by the coding sequence GTGCTCGGCCTGATCGCGGCGGCGCTGGTTGCCGGCGGCCTCCGGTTGCTGACGCTGGGCGGAAGCCCTTATTATTTGCTGGCCGGGCTTGCGGTCGGCGGGTCAGCCTATTTCGTCGCGCGCGGGGATCGCCGCGGCATATGGCTCTATCTCCTCATGCTCGTGGCCACGGCGGTCTGGGCGCTGTGGGAAAGCGGCGGGAATGGATGGGGCCTGCAAGCCCGCCTGCTCGCTCCGGCTGTCCTCGGGCTTTGGGTGGCGGCGCCCTGGCTGAGGGAATTGGGCGCCAAGGTGACGATCCCGGCAGCTCTCGTGCTCATCGCGGCCGTAGCGGCGTGGCTTTACGGCGCCAATCGCACGCAGGATCTCCCCTATGGCGGCTCTCCCGCAAGCGCCGAGGGGCCGGTCGAATGGGTGCATTACGGCAACGACCTGGGCGGTTCACGGTATTCCCGGGCCGATCAGATCAACGCAGGCAACGTCGCCGGGCTGGAAAAGGCCTGGACCTATCGCACCGGCGTGAAGATGGGCCTCGGTTTCGAAGCGACCCCGCTGATGGTGGGCGATACGCTCTATCTCTGCACGCAGAACAACATCATCATCGCGCTCGATCCGGAAACCGGCCAGCGGCGCTGGCAATATGACCCCAAGGTCAATGCGCCGCCGGGCACCGTCTGCCGCGGGGTGGCCTATTACAAGGTGCCCGACGCAGCGGGTGCCTGCGCGGAACGGATCATATTCGCAACCACCGATGCCCGGATGATGGCGCTGGACAGCAGGTCCGGCGAGGTTTGCACCGGCTTCGGCAATGGCGGCACGATCGACCTCAAGAAGAACATGGGCGAAGTGCGCTTCGGCTATTATTACGTGTCTTCCGCCCCGACCATAGTGAACGGGATCGTCGTGATCGGCGGATGGGTGATGGACAATCAGGAGGTTGGCGAACCCTCCGGCGTCATCCGCGGATTCAACGCGACCGACGGCAAGTTCGCCTGGGCATGGGACATGGACCGCCCGGATTTCCACGGCGAGCCGGAGGAAGGCCAGACCTATTCGCGTGGAACGCCCAATAGCTGGGCGCCCATGAGCGGCGACGAGGCCCTGGGGCTGGTATATGTGCCGACAGGCAATTCCACGCCGGATTACTGGGGCGCACACCGCTCCCCCAACAGCGAGAAATATTCAAGCTCGGTGGTCGCGCTGGATTCCCGGACCGGCCAGGTGCGCTGGCATTTCCAGACCGTCCACCACGATCTGTGGGACTATGACGTGCCCGCGCAGCCCACTCTGATCGATCTGCCTATCGACGGCGCGACCGTCCCCGCGCTGATCCAGCCCACCAAGCAGGGGCAAATCTACGTGCTGGACCGGCGGACCGGAACGCCGCTTACCGAAGTCGTCGAAAAGCCTGTCCCGCAAGGACCGGCCGCGGGCGATTTCCTCAGCCCGACGCAGCCCTTCTCCGTCGGCATGCCCTCCTTCGACGACACCGTCCTTTCCGAAAGGCTGATGTGGGGCGCCACTCCGCTCGACCAACTCTGGTGCCGCATCCGCTTCAAGGGCGCGCGGCATGACGGGCCGTATACTCCGCCCGGCGTCAAGCCGACCGTGTTCTATCCGGGCACCTTGGGCGGCGTGGACTGGGGCGGGGTTTCGATCGATCCGCAACGGCGCTTGCTGGTGGTGAACTGGAACCGCGTGCCGATCTACATGCGGCTGGTGCCAAGGGCCGAAGCGGGCGACATCCAGCCGACCGAAACGGGAATGGTCCATATGGGCGACCCGACCGCGCAGGCGGGCACGCCCTTTGCCGTGCTGAACGAGCCGTTCCTTTCTCCGCTGGACATGCCCTGCACCCAGCCGCCCTTCGGCATGATCGGCGTGGTCGATCTCGATAGCCGCAAGCTGCTCTGGCAAAAGCCGCTGGGCACCAGCGCGGATAGCGGGCCGATGGGGTTCCGATCCACCTTGCCGCTGCCCATGGGCGTCCCCAACACCGGCGGAACCTTGTCGACCGGCACTGGCCTGATCTTCATCGGCGCCACCCAGGAAAGGCTGATCCGCGCCTTCGACAGCCGCACCGGCAAGCTGCTGTGGAAAGCCCCGCTGCCGACGGGCGGCCATGCCACGCCGATGACCTATGTCAGCCCCAGGAGCGGCCGCCAGTTCATCGTCATCGCGGCGGGCGGCAATGCTTCGCTGCGCAGCCCGGCGGAAGATTATGTGATCGCCTACGCTCTGCCGAAGGCGCGCTGA
- a CDS encoding sigma-54-dependent Fis family transcriptional regulator, whose amino-acid sequence MEPGSIAIHDAASSLDRIFEQSMRELDHSWEAFLGGASRDRLAARSPIIDSWERCRAAQVNLSITNAPLLNVDGFEARRRENRSLLDASADTLADAARMLHDTDAIMLVTDAEGIVLEVAGDAAAARAGMDIALSEGGDWKERSAGTNGIGVALVAARPMLVHAGEHYCERMKEWSCAAVPITSPVDGSMAGILNLSARSQDANGSLVSLAVFNAHRIEQALAHQAEVMRRRLLEAALERPVAQDHGLLLLDSTGRLTYASSLAAQLLRDRLAPPSPQLISGQRVFQPSDTVSDSLLPGIANDWIEPVYLDGEVGGYLVTVPSALRAPNLKRHQRAGDETDPNRSSFAAIVGQSPQIQTTIDRARKVARLKLPVLIEGETGVGKELFARAIHGSGTTANGPFVTFNCGAVSRELIASELFGYGKGAFTGANAEGRKGRFELADGGTLCLDEIGELPLDLQSYLLRVLEEVALTRLGENTIRRVNVRVIAMTNRDLRQEVAAGRFRKDLFHRLAVVSIGIPPLRERDGDMERLVEHFLPLIAKKHQCAPISFSPAALARLRSHDWPGNVRELRNVIETATLFAEHGLADVDCLPAHLAMPSPACAPGSEAIRHPGQERQAIEQAITACAGNISAACKALGISRSTLYRRMARNGIDRTALRAAN is encoded by the coding sequence TTGGAACCAGGCAGCATAGCCATCCATGACGCAGCCAGTTCTCTCGACCGGATTTTCGAGCAGAGCATGCGTGAACTCGATCATTCCTGGGAAGCGTTTCTGGGCGGCGCTTCGCGCGACAGGCTGGCCGCACGCAGCCCGATCATCGATTCCTGGGAACGCTGCCGCGCCGCGCAGGTGAATCTGTCCATCACCAACGCGCCGCTGCTGAATGTGGACGGGTTTGAAGCCCGCAGGCGCGAGAATCGGTCGCTGCTGGATGCATCGGCCGATACGCTGGCCGACGCGGCCCGCATGCTGCATGACACCGATGCGATCATGCTGGTGACGGATGCCGAGGGGATCGTGCTGGAAGTGGCGGGCGACGCCGCGGCCGCCCGCGCCGGGATGGATATAGCGCTCAGCGAAGGGGGCGACTGGAAAGAACGATCCGCCGGCACCAACGGCATCGGCGTGGCGCTCGTCGCCGCGCGGCCCATGCTGGTCCATGCCGGGGAGCATTATTGCGAGCGGATGAAGGAATGGAGCTGCGCCGCGGTTCCGATCACCAGCCCGGTCGACGGCAGCATGGCCGGAATATTGAACCTCTCCGCCCGCAGTCAGGATGCCAACGGCAGCCTTGTGTCGCTCGCCGTGTTCAACGCGCATCGCATCGAGCAGGCGCTTGCGCACCAGGCGGAAGTCATGCGCCGGCGCTTGCTGGAGGCGGCACTGGAACGCCCCGTGGCGCAGGATCATGGCCTGCTGCTGCTGGATAGCACGGGCCGCCTCACCTATGCCTCCAGCCTCGCCGCGCAACTGCTGCGGGACAGGCTGGCCCCGCCTTCGCCCCAGCTCATATCCGGCCAACGCGTGTTCCAGCCATCGGACACGGTTTCCGACAGTCTTTTGCCGGGCATAGCGAACGACTGGATCGAGCCGGTCTATCTCGACGGCGAAGTCGGCGGCTATCTGGTCACCGTTCCTTCCGCTCTCCGCGCACCCAACCTGAAGCGGCACCAGCGGGCTGGCGACGAGACGGACCCCAACCGAAGCAGCTTTGCCGCGATCGTGGGGCAAAGCCCCCAAATCCAGACCACCATCGACCGCGCGAGAAAAGTCGCTCGCCTTAAATTGCCGGTGCTGATCGAAGGGGAAACCGGCGTCGGCAAGGAGCTGTTCGCACGGGCCATCCACGGCAGCGGGACGACCGCGAACGGCCCATTCGTGACCTTCAATTGCGGCGCTGTATCCAGGGAGCTGATCGCCAGCGAATTGTTCGGCTATGGCAAGGGCGCCTTCACCGGGGCGAATGCAGAGGGACGGAAGGGGCGTTTCGAGCTGGCCGATGGCGGCACGCTTTGCCTTGACGAGATCGGCGAACTCCCCCTCGACCTTCAATCCTACCTGCTCCGGGTGCTGGAAGAAGTCGCACTCACCCGGCTCGGGGAGAACACGATCCGCCGGGTGAATGTCAGAGTCATCGCAATGACCAATCGCGACCTGCGCCAGGAAGTGGCGGCAGGGCGGTTTCGCAAGGACCTGTTCCACAGGCTTGCGGTGGTGAGCATCGGCATTCCGCCCCTGCGCGAGCGGGACGGAGACATGGAGAGGCTGGTGGAGCACTTCCTGCCGCTGATCGCGAAGAAGCATCAATGTGCCCCGATTTCGTTCTCCCCTGCCGCTCTCGCGCGGCTGCGTTCGCATGATTGGCCGGGCAATGTGCGGGAATTGCGCAATGTCATCGAAACGGCGACGCTCTTTGCCGAGCACGGCCTTGCCGATGTCGATTGCCTGCCGGCCCATTTGGCCATGCCTTCCCCTGCCTGCGCCCCGGGCAGCGAGGCGATCCGCCATCCCGGGCAGGAGCGTCAGGCCATTGAACAGGCGATAACGGCTTGCGCGGGGAATATCTCCGCCGCGTGCAAGGCGCTCGGCATATCGAGATCCACGCTTTATCGCCGCATGGCCCGCAATGGGATCGACAGAACGGCGCTGAGGGCCGCCAACTGA
- a CDS encoding c-type cytochrome, whose protein sequence is MSIVSIPASAQMAVPKAKTVSGEKLFGQQCGACHATKPGEIRVGPSLAGIIGRKAASQRGYGYSPALRKSGLTWTRDSMDKWLTDSGTTVRGTTMVYSQADAAKRRAIIDYLNTLPR, encoded by the coding sequence ATGTCCATCGTTTCCATTCCCGCATCCGCGCAGATGGCGGTTCCCAAGGCCAAGACCGTGTCCGGCGAAAAGCTGTTCGGCCAGCAATGCGGCGCATGCCACGCAACAAAACCCGGCGAGATCCGGGTCGGTCCTTCGCTTGCCGGAATTATCGGGCGCAAGGCCGCAAGCCAGCGCGGATATGGCTATTCCCCCGCCCTCAGGAAGAGCGGGCTGACCTGGACCAGGGACAGCATGGACAAGTGGCTGACCGACAGCGGCACGACCGTTCGCGGCACGACCATGGTCTATTCGCAGGCCGATGCCGCGAAGCGCCGGGCCATCATCGATTATCTCAATACACTTCCAAGATAG
- a CDS encoding VOC family protein: MAKYIHSMIRVLDEEKSVGFYDKALGLKVADRYPFDGFTLVYLRNPENDVELELTINHDRAEPYTHGDGYGHIAVTVPDLDAEHARMEAAGIAPQPIKEFFREGSLMARFFFIQDPDGYKIEVLQHHGRYV, translated from the coding sequence ATGGCGAAATACATTCATTCCATGATCCGCGTGCTGGATGAGGAGAAATCGGTCGGTTTCTACGACAAGGCACTCGGCCTCAAGGTGGCCGACCGCTATCCGTTCGACGGCTTCACCCTGGTCTATCTCCGCAACCCGGAGAACGACGTGGAACTGGAACTGACCATCAATCATGACCGGGCGGAACCTTACACCCATGGCGATGGCTATGGGCACATTGCCGTCACCGTGCCCGATCTGGATGCGGAACATGCCCGGATGGAAGCCGCCGGGATCGCGCCGCAGCCGATCAAGGAATTCTTCCGCGAGGGATCGCTGATGGCGCGCTTCTTCTTCATTCAGGACCCCGACGGCTACAAGATCGAGGTGCTCCAGCACCACGGCCGATACGTCTGA
- a CDS encoding gluconate 2-dehydrogenase subunit 3 family protein has translation MRTVDRIDVMSRRNFIGRSAGTAALLAASPVISGKAHAAEALKTAPASAMPALVRMARDLYPHDRLPDSIYEIAVAIIDEQLAGDADGKVTLGQGVGELDAAASALKGVPYLSIAGEQDRVEVLKSLEKAGSPFFGAMRSSMITALYNQEEIWANFGYEGSSAEKGGYLHRGFDDLDWLPA, from the coding sequence ATGCGGACCGTTGACAGGATCGACGTGATGAGCAGGCGCAATTTCATCGGCCGCTCGGCCGGGACAGCCGCCTTGCTTGCGGCCAGCCCGGTGATTTCCGGCAAGGCCCATGCGGCGGAGGCGCTCAAGACCGCGCCAGCCTCCGCCATGCCTGCCTTGGTCAGGATGGCGCGCGACCTCTATCCGCACGACCGCCTGCCGGATTCCATCTACGAAATCGCGGTGGCGATCATCGACGAGCAACTGGCCGGTGACGCGGACGGGAAAGTCACGCTGGGGCAAGGGGTGGGTGAGCTGGACGCGGCGGCATCCGCCTTGAAGGGCGTGCCATATCTCTCGATTGCGGGGGAACAGGATCGCGTCGAAGTGCTCAAGTCCCTGGAAAAGGCGGGATCGCCTTTCTTCGGTGCGATGCGGTCCAGCATGATTACCGCGCTCTACAACCAGGAAGAGATCTGGGCGAACTTCGGCTACGAGGGCTCGTCCGCCGAAAAGGGCGGATACCTCCATCGCGGCTTCGACGATCTCGATTGGCTGCCGGCATAA
- a CDS encoding GMC family oxidoreductase, translating to MAGKFDLDDDSVVVVIGSGAGGGTLANELAQKGVKVVCLEAGARYEIQDFVNNEWESFAQLAWRDPRTTSGSWRVAQDFPGLPAWIVKAVGGTTTHWAGASLRFQDHEWKARTHYGEIEDAALLDWPIDGAEMAPWYAKAEQKMGTTGTNGIPRLPGNNNFKVFHAGATRIGYKDVHTGNMSINSQPRDGRGSCQQLGFCFQGCKTRAKWSTLYTEIPKGEATGRLEVRPESHVLRIEHDASGKVTGVVYADRTGAMQRQKARVVALAGNSIESPRMLLNSESNLFRHGLANNSGHVGRHYMRHTTGSVYGIFEKPVHMHRGTVMAGIARDEARLDTSRGFVGGYELETISLGLPFLGAFLNPGSWGRDFTAAVDAFDYMAGMWIVGEDMPRATNRITLNSEVKDQFGMPVANVHYDDHENDIAMRNHAYRQGQAVYEAVGARRTLLTPPYPSTHNLGTNRMSEKPEDGVVNRWGQSHEISNLFISDGSQFTTGAAENPTLTIVALAIRQADHLAGLMARNEV from the coding sequence ATGGCTGGAAAGTTCGATCTTGATGACGATTCCGTCGTCGTGGTCATCGGCTCCGGAGCGGGCGGCGGCACGCTGGCGAACGAGCTTGCGCAGAAGGGCGTGAAGGTGGTCTGCCTCGAAGCGGGCGCGCGCTACGAGATCCAGGATTTCGTGAACAATGAATGGGAAAGTTTCGCGCAGCTCGCCTGGAGGGACCCGCGCACCACCTCCGGCAGTTGGCGGGTCGCGCAGGACTTTCCGGGCCTTCCGGCGTGGATCGTCAAGGCTGTGGGCGGCACCACCACCCATTGGGCGGGCGCTTCCCTGCGCTTCCAGGATCATGAGTGGAAGGCGCGCACCCACTACGGCGAGATCGAGGATGCCGCCCTGCTCGACTGGCCGATCGACGGGGCCGAAATGGCACCGTGGTATGCCAAGGCGGAACAGAAGATGGGCACAACCGGCACCAACGGCATTCCACGCCTGCCGGGCAACAACAATTTCAAGGTATTCCATGCCGGCGCTACCCGCATCGGCTACAAGGATGTCCACACGGGCAACATGTCCATCAACAGCCAGCCTCGCGATGGGCGCGGCAGTTGCCAGCAGCTCGGCTTCTGCTTCCAGGGATGCAAGACCAGGGCGAAATGGTCGACGCTCTATACCGAGATTCCCAAGGGCGAAGCGACGGGCCGGCTGGAAGTGCGCCCGGAAAGCCATGTCCTGCGGATAGAGCATGACGCGAGCGGCAAGGTCACGGGCGTCGTCTATGCCGACAGGACCGGCGCCATGCAGCGCCAGAAGGCGCGGGTCGTGGCGCTGGCCGGCAATTCGATCGAAAGCCCCCGGATGCTGCTCAATTCGGAAAGCAACCTGTTCCGGCACGGCCTCGCCAATAATTCGGGCCATGTGGGCCGCCACTACATGCGGCATACGACCGGCTCGGTTTACGGCATCTTCGAGAAGCCGGTGCATATGCATCGTGGCACGGTGATGGCGGGAATTGCGCGTGACGAAGCGCGGCTCGATACCAGCCGCGGATTTGTTGGGGGCTATGAGCTGGAAACCATCTCGCTCGGGCTGCCGTTCCTCGGCGCCTTCCTGAATCCCGGTAGCTGGGGCCGCGACTTTACCGCCGCCGTCGATGCATTCGATTACATGGCGGGGATGTGGATCGTGGGCGAGGATATGCCGCGCGCCACCAACCGCATCACGCTGAACAGCGAGGTGAAGGACCAGTTCGGCATGCCGGTCGCCAATGTGCATTACGACGATCACGAAAACGACATCGCCATGCGCAACCATGCCTACAGGCAGGGGCAGGCGGTCTATGAGGCCGTCGGCGCCAGGCGCACCCTCCTGACGCCGCCCTATCCTTCGACCCACAATCTGGGCACGAACAGGATGAGCGAGAAGCCCGAGGATGGCGTGGTCAACCGTTGGGGGCAAAGCCACGAGATCAGCAATCTGTTCATTTCGGACGGCAGCCAGTTCACCACCGGCGCTGCCGAGAACCCGACGCTGACCATCGTGGCGCTGGCCATCCGCCAGGCGGATCACCTTGCCGGGCTGATGGCGCGCAACGAAGTGTGA
- the dld gene encoding D-lactate dehydrogenase yields MAKALASDIDIRLAPEGSAGAGSAAVIERLRSVVGRRHVLTGKAGTSRFATGCRVGEGPVLAVVRPGTLVEQWRVLRICVAAGVIVIPQAANTGLTGGSTPFGEYDRPVILINTMRIKGLHLIDEGRQVVCLPGATLYDLERALAPLGREPHSVIGSSCIGASVFGGICNNSGGALVRRGPAYTELALYAALDEHEALHLVNHLGIGLGDEPEAILDRLEKGAFTAADVLASNDRRASDHEYCDHVRHIDASSPARFNADPSRLFEASGSAGRIMLFAVRLDSFPRDAETQTFYIGTNDTAALAELRRSILGGFASLPVSGEYVHRDAFDMATEYGKDTFLAIRHLGTDRLPALFGVKRLFDRLPAGANFGDRVLQAVSRLFPDHLPVRLKQFRDRFEHHLILKMAGEGIGEAHAYLSAAVGKLSLDYIECTGEEASAAFLQRFAVAGAAIRYRALHPRQVEDIVALDIALRRDDRDWFETLPDEIAQSAEKILYYGHFFCHVFHQDYIIRKGADLGAFKRHMGAALEARGAEYPAEHNVGHIYAAKPALARHYRALDPCNLFNPGIGQTSRRYGWK; encoded by the coding sequence ATGGCAAAGGCGCTGGCGAGCGATATCGACATACGGCTTGCGCCTGAGGGATCGGCGGGGGCGGGCAGCGCTGCGGTAATCGAGCGATTGCGCTCGGTCGTGGGGCGGCGGCATGTCCTGACCGGGAAAGCCGGGACAAGCCGCTTCGCCACGGGTTGCCGGGTGGGCGAAGGGCCGGTCCTGGCGGTGGTGCGCCCCGGCACTCTGGTGGAACAGTGGCGGGTGCTGCGGATCTGCGTGGCGGCCGGGGTGATCGTGATCCCGCAAGCCGCCAACACCGGGCTGACCGGCGGTTCCACGCCTTTCGGGGAATATGATCGTCCGGTGATCCTCATCAACACGATGAGGATCAAGGGGCTGCATCTGATCGACGAGGGCAGGCAGGTGGTCTGCCTGCCGGGCGCGACGCTGTATGATCTGGAAAGGGCGCTGGCGCCGCTCGGGCGGGAGCCGCATTCGGTGATCGGCTCGTCCTGCATCGGCGCATCGGTCTTCGGCGGCATCTGCAACAATTCCGGCGGGGCGCTGGTCCGCCGCGGCCCGGCCTATACCGAGCTGGCGCTGTATGCGGCGCTGGATGAGCATGAGGCGCTCCATCTCGTCAATCATCTGGGGATCGGGCTGGGCGACGAGCCGGAAGCCATTCTGGACCGGCTGGAAAAGGGCGCATTCACGGCCGCCGACGTCCTTGCATCGAATGATCGCCGCGCATCGGATCACGAATATTGCGACCATGTCCGGCATATCGACGCCAGCTCGCCCGCGCGCTTCAACGCTGACCCTTCGCGGCTGTTCGAGGCTTCGGGCAGCGCCGGCAGGATCATGCTCTTCGCCGTGCGGCTGGATAGCTTTCCCAGGGATGCCGAGACGCAGACCTTCTATATCGGCACGAACGACACCGCCGCCCTTGCGGAATTGCGCCGCTCGATCCTCGGCGGGTTCGCCTCGCTCCCCGTCTCGGGAGAATATGTCCATCGCGATGCGTTCGACATGGCGACGGAATATGGCAAGGACACCTTCCTTGCGATCCGCCACCTCGGCACGGATCGCCTGCCCGCGCTGTTCGGCGTGAAGCGGCTTTTCGACAGGCTGCCGGCCGGGGCCAATTTCGGCGACAGGGTCCTGCAGGCCGTGTCCCGGCTGTTTCCGGATCACCTGCCTGTGCGCTTGAAGCAGTTCCGCGATCGTTTCGAGCATCATCTGATCCTCAAGATGGCGGGAGAGGGCATTGGCGAAGCGCACGCCTACCTCTCCGCCGCTGTCGGGAAGCTCTCGCTCGATTACATCGAATGCACCGGGGAGGAGGCCAGCGCCGCATTCCTGCAGCGCTTTGCGGTCGCGGGCGCGGCCATACGCTATCGGGCGCTGCACCCCCGGCAGGTGGAGGATATCGTCGCGCTGGACATCGCCTTGCGCCGGGACGACCGCGACTGGTTCGAGACGCTTCCGGACGAGATCGCGCAGTCCGCCGAGAAGATCCTCTATTACGGGCACTTCTTCTGCCATGTGTTCCATCAGGATTACATCATCCGCAAGGGCGCCGATCTCGGCGCCTTCAAGCGCCATATGGGGGCGGCGCTCGAAGCGCGGGGCGCGGAATATCCGGCCGAGCACAATGTGGGCCATATCTATGCGGCCAAGCCCGCGCTGGCTCGCCATTATCGGGCGCTGGACCCCTGCAACCTGTTCAATCCGGGGATAGGACAGACATCCCGCCGATATGGATGGAAATAA